Proteins from a single region of Synechococcus sp. WH 8109:
- a CDS encoding DUF4336 domain-containing protein, with product MGSVVVGAGVNPADQRWGFWPLLPLYPYGRRRTLFSELIPGQLWSLEQLQGVYYVAVPVRLTVAKVPGGLMLVNPLPPTGEVRQAIAGLEQQHGPVRTIVLPTASGLEHKLPLAPLARAFPDADIWVCPGQWSFPLQLPLSWLGVPARRTKVLFDDGLPHGDICEWFSLGPLDLGVGRFQEVSCLHRPSGTLLVTDALVGISAEPPVLFDLDPTPLLFHARERGDEPLSDSTEARRRGWARLVLFASYLRPEPLEVPELPELLRDAFKPGLRSLKAHFGLYPFRWKAGWQAAADGLIGEEAPKLQVAPVLERLVLPRAKEALLRWLQELSDQAELRWLVPAHYSAPVTFTPETVQHLLALLQERDWAPSSGNWEFLGSIDKRLLDLGLVPDQTVIKA from the coding sequence ATGGGGAGCGTGGTGGTTGGAGCTGGTGTGAATCCTGCGGATCAGCGCTGGGGTTTCTGGCCGCTGCTGCCGCTCTACCCCTATGGCCGTCGCCGCACCCTGTTCAGTGAGCTGATCCCTGGCCAGCTCTGGAGCCTGGAGCAGCTGCAGGGGGTGTATTACGTGGCCGTGCCGGTGCGGCTCACCGTGGCCAAGGTGCCCGGTGGCTTGATGTTGGTGAACCCTCTGCCGCCCACCGGTGAAGTGCGCCAAGCCATCGCCGGGCTGGAACAACAACACGGCCCCGTGCGCACGATTGTGCTGCCCACCGCCTCTGGTTTGGAGCACAAGCTTCCCCTCGCTCCACTGGCCCGCGCCTTCCCGGATGCGGACATCTGGGTGTGTCCGGGCCAGTGGAGCTTCCCGCTGCAGTTGCCTTTGTCCTGGTTGGGTGTGCCGGCACGTCGCACCAAGGTGCTATTCGACGATGGCCTTCCCCATGGCGATATTTGTGAGTGGTTCTCCCTTGGACCGCTCGACCTTGGCGTCGGCCGTTTCCAGGAAGTCTCTTGTTTGCATCGTCCGTCAGGCACTCTGTTGGTGACCGACGCCCTGGTGGGCATCAGTGCTGAACCCCCGGTCCTGTTCGACCTCGATCCAACGCCGCTGTTGTTCCATGCCCGCGAACGCGGCGATGAGCCCCTCAGTGATTCAACGGAAGCCCGCCGCCGCGGCTGGGCCCGGCTGGTGCTGTTTGCCTCCTACCTGAGGCCAGAACCGCTGGAGGTGCCAGAGCTGCCGGAGTTGCTCCGGGATGCGTTTAAGCCAGGGCTCCGTTCCCTGAAAGCTCACTTCGGCCTCTACCCCTTCCGCTGGAAGGCCGGTTGGCAGGCGGCAGCCGATGGCTTGATCGGCGAAGAAGCGCCCAAGTTGCAAGTGGCCCCTGTGCTTGAGCGGTTGGTGTTGCCCAGAGCCAAAGAGGCTCTGTTGCGATGGCTGCAGGAGTTGAGCGACCAGGCTGAGCTGCGCTGGCTGGTGCCAGCTCACTACAGCGCGCCGGTTACATTCACGCCCGAAACCGTGCAACACCTGCTCGCTTTATTGCAAGAGCGGGATTGGGCTCCAAGTTCTGGGAACTGGGAGTTTCTTGGATCTATTGATAAGCGTTTACTCGATCTCGGCCTGGTGCCTGATCAGACCGTTATCAAAGCTTGA
- the chrA gene encoding chromate efflux transporter yields the protein MPAPLQVFVQFFVLGLTSFGGPVAHLCYFHERFVQRERWITAEAYADLVGLCQLLPGPSSSQVGMGLGLIRAGWLGGVAAWTGFTLPSAVLMVLAASLLSAHPSWINGGWVHGLMVAAVAVVAQAVLGLRRKLAPDRQRASLMVAAAVLVLLVPRVWAQLLALLLGGLVGWCALPPPEVEPSAPERLVVPLRRSLAVVLLGFAVLLFVALPWLSAEARPLLVQQLSGFLRTGALVFGGGHVVLPLLEQALVPSGWIDLHQFLAGYGAAQAVPGPMFSFAAFLGFDLQPGLQGIAGSTFALISLFFPSFLLVGGLLPFWSDLGRLAPMRRALQGINASVVGILLAALFQPVWQTGIRGGAEFSLALVAFVLLVSWRQPAWRVVLFCAGVGGLTLA from the coding sequence ATGCCCGCCCCGCTACAGGTGTTCGTTCAGTTCTTCGTGTTGGGGCTGACCTCCTTCGGTGGCCCCGTGGCGCACCTCTGTTACTTCCACGAGCGTTTTGTGCAGCGGGAGCGTTGGATCACCGCTGAGGCCTACGCCGATTTGGTTGGGCTCTGTCAGCTGTTGCCGGGGCCTTCGAGTTCCCAGGTGGGCATGGGCCTGGGGCTGATCCGGGCCGGTTGGCTTGGTGGTGTGGCGGCCTGGACAGGGTTCACCTTGCCCTCAGCTGTGTTGATGGTGCTGGCGGCGTCGCTGCTTTCAGCCCATCCCAGTTGGATCAACGGGGGTTGGGTGCATGGCTTGATGGTGGCGGCTGTGGCCGTGGTGGCCCAGGCCGTTCTGGGCCTGCGGCGAAAGCTGGCTCCCGATCGGCAGCGGGCCAGCCTGATGGTGGCAGCTGCTGTGCTGGTGCTATTGGTGCCTCGCGTCTGGGCCCAGCTGTTGGCCCTGTTGCTTGGCGGATTGGTGGGTTGGTGTGCGCTGCCCCCACCTGAAGTGGAGCCATCGGCGCCGGAACGTCTCGTAGTTCCGCTGCGTCGTTCGCTGGCGGTGGTTTTGCTTGGTTTCGCTGTGCTGCTGTTCGTGGCTCTGCCCTGGTTATCTGCTGAGGCCAGACCGCTGCTGGTGCAGCAGCTCAGTGGATTTCTGCGCACCGGTGCCTTGGTGTTTGGCGGTGGCCATGTGGTGCTCCCCTTGCTGGAGCAAGCGCTTGTGCCCAGCGGTTGGATCGACCTGCATCAGTTTCTGGCGGGCTATGGCGCTGCCCAGGCGGTGCCAGGGCCGATGTTCAGTTTCGCGGCCTTTCTTGGCTTTGATCTGCAGCCTGGACTGCAGGGCATCGCCGGTTCTACGTTCGCGCTCATTTCCCTGTTTTTTCCCTCGTTCTTGTTGGTTGGTGGGCTCTTGCCCTTCTGGAGCGACCTGGGCCGATTGGCTCCGATGCGTCGAGCTCTGCAGGGCATTAACGCATCGGTGGTGGGCATCCTGCTGGCGGCGTTGTTTCAGCCGGTCTGGCAGACAGGCATCCGCGGAGGCGCTGAGTTCAGCCTGGCGTTGGTGGCGTTTGTGTTGTTGGTGAGCTGGCGGCAACCGGCCTGGCGGGTGGTGCTGTTCTGCGCCGGAGTGGGTGGTTTGACCCTCGCTTGA
- a CDS encoding L,D-transpeptidase, with product MKAGLGSLPQDLRGYISLHVVMLRGRSRMFLLDNGRLRNAFPVAIGMPGWETPTGRFEVLQKTPIRCGCIP from the coding sequence GTGAAGGCAGGCCTGGGTTCACTACCTCAGGATCTGCGTGGCTACATCAGTCTCCATGTGGTGATGTTGCGCGGACGTAGCCGCATGTTTCTGCTCGACAACGGCAGGCTGCGCAACGCCTTTCCGGTGGCCATCGGCATGCCCGGCTGGGAAACCCCCACCGGACGATTTGAAGTGCTTCAGAAGACCCCCATCCGGTGTGGGTGCATCCCATGA
- a CDS encoding L,D-transpeptidase, with translation MWVHPMSGERVEDQGANNPLGSHWIAFHRDCCGRDAHDGDAWITIKGCTTTGFHGTPHRWTVGRAVSHGCVRLYNEDVRALYRQVSLGTQVTVLP, from the coding sequence GTGTGGGTGCATCCCATGAGTGGCGAGCGGGTGGAGGACCAGGGGGCCAACAATCCATTGGGCAGTCACTGGATCGCCTTCCATCGCGATTGCTGCGGCCGTGATGCCCATGACGGCGATGCCTGGATCACTATCAAGGGATGCACCACCACGGGGTTCCACGGCACCCCCCACCGCTGGACGGTGGGACGGGCCGTCTCCCATGGCTGTGTCCGGCTTTACAACGAGGATGTGCGTGCCCTGTATCGCCAGGTGTCGCTTGGAACTCAGGTGACGGTTCTTCCCTGA
- the lepB gene encoding signal peptidase I, producing MTQPTTPAPGEDSKGFWRNLILWALLALLLRWLVVEPRWIPSGSMLPTLQLQDRILVEKVRPRLARSRHSHLHRGDVVVFAPPEQLVAAGYDASAALIKRVVGLPGDQLDVHDGRLFRNGEPAAEPWLEQPINYEMAPITVPADQLWVMGDNRNASLDSHLWGSLPETNVLGTAVWRYWPLQRFGPLRITDSSDGG from the coding sequence ATGACCCAACCCACGACACCCGCTCCAGGAGAAGACAGCAAGGGCTTCTGGCGCAATCTGATTCTCTGGGCCCTGCTGGCGCTGCTGCTGCGCTGGTTGGTGGTGGAACCGCGCTGGATTCCCTCCGGCTCGATGCTGCCCACCCTGCAGCTGCAGGACCGCATCCTGGTGGAGAAGGTAAGGCCCCGCCTGGCCCGCAGCCGCCACAGCCATCTACACCGGGGCGATGTGGTGGTGTTCGCCCCTCCCGAACAGCTCGTGGCCGCTGGCTATGACGCATCCGCTGCACTAATCAAACGTGTGGTGGGGCTGCCTGGAGATCAGCTGGACGTGCACGACGGCAGGCTGTTCCGCAACGGCGAACCGGCTGCAGAACCCTGGTTGGAGCAACCGATCAACTACGAGATGGCCCCGATCACCGTGCCGGCGGATCAGCTGTGGGTGATGGGGGACAACCGCAATGCCAGCCTCGATTCCCACCTCTGGGGATCACTGCCGGAAACCAATGTTCTTGGCACGGCAGTGTGGCGGTATTGGCCGCTGCAGAGGTTCGGACCGTTACGGATCACCGACAGCAGCGATGGCGGTTGA
- the menB gene encoding 1,4-dihydroxy-2-naphthoyl-CoA synthase — translation MIDMRQVLPGAPTAQWTPWGSYQDILVDRCADGLARVAINRPAKRNAFRPQTVMELCDAFTRIRDDRDIGVVLFTGVGPAPDGGYAFCSGGDQSVRGDGGYIGEDGLPRLNVLDLQRIIRSLPKVVIGLVAGYAMGGGQVLHLLCDLSLAAENAVFGQTGPKVGSFDGGFGAGYLARVVGQRKAREIWFLCRRYGANEALEMGLVNAVVPLEQLEAEGVRWAREVLQHSPTAIRCLKAAFNAETDGLVGLQELAGNATHLFYRTEEAVEGRNAFLEKRSPDYSETGWLP, via the coding sequence ATGATTGACATGCGTCAGGTGCTCCCCGGTGCGCCAACCGCGCAATGGACACCGTGGGGCAGCTACCAGGACATCCTTGTGGACCGTTGCGCTGACGGCCTGGCGCGTGTGGCCATCAACCGCCCCGCCAAGCGCAACGCCTTCCGCCCGCAGACGGTGATGGAGCTCTGTGATGCCTTCACGCGCATCCGGGATGACCGTGACATAGGTGTGGTGCTGTTCACCGGCGTTGGCCCAGCCCCCGATGGTGGCTATGCCTTCTGTTCCGGCGGCGACCAGAGTGTTCGCGGCGACGGCGGTTACATCGGTGAGGACGGCTTGCCCCGCCTGAACGTGCTGGATCTGCAGCGCATCATCCGCAGCCTGCCCAAGGTGGTGATCGGCCTGGTGGCCGGCTATGCCATGGGCGGCGGCCAGGTGTTGCATCTGCTCTGCGACCTCAGCCTTGCCGCCGAGAACGCTGTGTTCGGCCAGACCGGCCCCAAGGTCGGCAGTTTTGATGGCGGCTTTGGTGCGGGCTACCTGGCGCGGGTGGTTGGCCAGCGCAAGGCCCGTGAAATCTGGTTTCTCTGCCGCCGTTATGGCGCCAACGAGGCGTTGGAGATGGGGCTCGTTAACGCCGTGGTGCCGTTGGAGCAGTTGGAGGCGGAGGGGGTGCGCTGGGCCCGCGAGGTGCTGCAGCACAGCCCCACGGCCATCCGTTGCCTCAAGGCCGCATTCAATGCCGAAACCGATGGCCTTGTCGGGTTGCAGGAGTTGGCTGGCAATGCCACCCATCTCTTCTATCGAACCGAAGAAGCCGTGGAAGGCCGCAATGCCTTCCTTGAGAAGCGATCTCCGGATTACTCCGAGACAGGCTGGTTACCCTGA
- a CDS encoding DUF760 domain-containing protein, with amino-acid sequence MFNPEFLTTDSSDGHAGNSLIQYLQEQSPDTLQRVAKSASNDIQDIIRHNVQGLLGMLPGEHFEVKVTANRDNLANMLASAMMTGYFLRQMEQRKELEETLFADEQMAIEPEDELKL; translated from the coding sequence ATGTTTAACCCCGAGTTCCTGACAACTGACAGCAGTGATGGTCACGCGGGGAACAGCCTGATCCAGTACCTGCAGGAGCAGTCTCCGGACACGCTGCAGCGGGTCGCTAAATCAGCAAGCAATGATATTCAAGACATCATTCGCCACAATGTTCAAGGCTTGCTGGGAATGCTTCCTGGCGAGCACTTTGAGGTGAAGGTGACGGCCAACCGCGACAACCTCGCAAACATGTTGGCCTCAGCCATGATGACTGGTTATTTCCTGCGCCAGATGGAACAGCGCAAGGAGCTGGAAGAGACGCTGTTTGCTGACGAACAGATGGCGATCGAGCCGGAAGACGAACTCAAGCTTTGA
- the menD gene encoding 2-succinyl-5-enolpyruvyl-6-hydroxy-3-cyclohexene-1-carboxylic-acid synthase, with product MQAALTLLEALCLRGLKQLVLCPGSRSGPLATAAGVLASQAKLQLVMAIDERSAAFLALGMATAHGRAVAVVTTSGTAVANLLPAAVEADRSCQPLLLLTADRPVRLKNCGANQTVNQESFLLSACRWFGGGAADGVHTQSNDALNALAVQAWQRAQGVGTGPPGPVHLNLAFEEPLHTTLEQQQQLVSVVFPPTACPEPSPETGPAPRLDPESPGIVIAGPWRGLSPAVEAFQQALHRWLNLSGWPLLADPLAALAPDCPNRIEHWELQLDRLNLPDDAQVLRLGPMPASRRLEAWLHRHRGPQLLITEGDSRSLDPLQRSSQWSGGMAAWIAQQPALDPLSKPSVGTDDLSAWIEAQLPLCGAVNEPALAYWLPQLLPERLPVMLAASSPVRDWLTWGGPACSRHRCFSFRGASGIDGTLSLAMGLAANLGPLALVTGDLALLHDSNGWLHASSAAAPQPLLVLLIDNGGGGIFQQLPIATPGFESLFAMPQQVDPLALAAAHGVPGRQVACLEDLQEALDWGLSQQRPVLLRLCSDRGRDAALRQQLRAAAQNAHTEP from the coding sequence TTGCAGGCCGCCCTCACGCTGCTTGAGGCTCTATGTCTCCGGGGGCTAAAGCAGCTGGTGCTCTGCCCTGGCAGCCGTTCCGGCCCCCTGGCAACCGCGGCGGGCGTGCTGGCCTCCCAGGCAAAGCTGCAGCTGGTCATGGCCATCGACGAGCGGTCCGCCGCGTTTCTGGCCCTCGGCATGGCGACCGCCCATGGCCGTGCCGTGGCAGTGGTCACTACCTCTGGCACCGCGGTGGCCAACCTGCTTCCCGCTGCGGTGGAGGCGGACCGCTCCTGTCAGCCCTTGTTGCTGCTCACGGCGGATCGCCCCGTCCGGCTTAAAAACTGCGGCGCCAATCAGACGGTGAATCAGGAATCCTTTTTGCTCTCGGCCTGTCGCTGGTTTGGCGGTGGAGCGGCAGATGGCGTCCACACCCAGTCCAACGACGCCCTCAACGCTCTGGCGGTTCAGGCCTGGCAGCGGGCTCAAGGTGTAGGCACTGGGCCGCCGGGACCGGTTCACCTCAACCTGGCCTTCGAGGAGCCGCTGCACACCACCCTTGAACAGCAGCAACAGCTTGTTTCGGTTGTGTTCCCGCCTACGGCTTGCCCAGAGCCTTCGCCTGAGACCGGGCCTGCGCCTCGTCTCGATCCAGAGAGCCCGGGGATTGTGATTGCAGGTCCATGGCGGGGCCTTTCGCCCGCGGTGGAGGCCTTTCAACAGGCGCTGCATCGCTGGCTGAACCTCAGCGGTTGGCCTCTGCTGGCTGATCCCCTCGCTGCCCTTGCTCCCGATTGCCCCAACCGCATCGAGCACTGGGAGCTGCAACTGGATCGGCTGAACCTGCCTGACGACGCTCAGGTGTTGCGGCTGGGACCCATGCCCGCCAGCCGGCGGTTGGAGGCTTGGCTTCACCGCCACCGGGGCCCCCAGCTGTTGATCACCGAAGGGGATTCAAGGTCGCTGGATCCTCTGCAGAGGTCCAGCCAATGGTCGGGGGGCATGGCCGCCTGGATCGCCCAACAGCCTGCTCTGGACCCGCTGAGCAAGCCATCGGTCGGCACCGACGACCTCTCTGCGTGGATCGAGGCCCAGTTGCCCTTGTGTGGTGCCGTCAATGAGCCCGCCCTGGCCTACTGGCTTCCCCAGCTCCTGCCGGAGCGGTTGCCGGTGATGCTGGCCGCCAGTTCACCGGTGCGCGACTGGTTGACCTGGGGCGGGCCCGCCTGCAGCCGCCACCGTTGCTTCAGCTTCCGCGGGGCCTCGGGCATCGACGGCACCTTGTCGCTTGCCATGGGTCTGGCGGCGAATCTCGGTCCATTGGCGCTGGTGACCGGTGATCTGGCCCTGCTGCACGACAGCAATGGCTGGCTGCATGCATCATCCGCTGCTGCACCTCAACCACTGCTGGTGCTGCTGATCGACAACGGTGGCGGCGGCATTTTTCAGCAGCTGCCCATTGCCACGCCGGGCTTCGAATCGCTCTTCGCCATGCCCCAGCAGGTGGATCCCCTGGCCTTGGCGGCAGCCCATGGTGTGCCTGGACGCCAGGTGGCCTGTCTGGAGGATCTGCAGGAGGCCTTGGACTGGGGCTTGTCGCAGCAACGGCCGGTGTTGTTGCGGTTGTGCAGCGACCGCGGTCGTGATGCTGCCCTGCGTCAGCAGCTGCGCGCCGCTGCTCAGAATGCACACACTGAGCCCTGA